In Haloterrigena alkaliphila, a single genomic region encodes these proteins:
- a CDS encoding response regulator — protein sequence MINRPPIEVLVIDPNGEDVQLFLETLEDVTSANAVSTASSGAEALEIVRQRTSDPDRSRPNLVVLDIDLPKMDWRTLLETFDADPEWTGVPVVVFTAVDQRKSIAQSYANHANAYVRKPADRDGFVDVVRTLGEFWFDVVWLPPRDERNGERH from the coding sequence ATGATCAACCGACCACCTATCGAAGTGCTCGTCATCGATCCGAACGGCGAGGACGTTCAGCTTTTTCTCGAGACGCTCGAGGACGTGACGAGCGCAAACGCCGTTTCGACCGCTTCCAGCGGCGCCGAAGCCCTCGAGATCGTTCGGCAGCGTACCTCGGATCCCGACCGGTCCCGTCCGAACCTCGTGGTGCTCGATATCGACCTCCCGAAGATGGACTGGCGAACGCTTCTCGAGACGTTCGATGCCGACCCCGAGTGGACGGGCGTCCCCGTCGTCGTCTTCACTGCAGTAGACCAGCGGAAATCCATCGCCCAATCGTACGCGAATCACGCGAACGCGTACGTTCGGAAGCCGGCCGACCGGGACGGGTTCGTCGACGTCGTCCGCACGCTCGGGGAATTCTGGTTCGACGTCGTCTGGCTACCGCCGAGAGACGAACGGAACGGCGAACGCCACTAA
- a CDS encoding DUF302 domain-containing protein, with the protein MSLPIDPAQIDPDEIGAKQTTLEMDHEEAIEHVREVFTDAGFGVPVEFSPSELLNEKVDADRDPYYVLGACNPAVADRALEVSDGKLGALFPCNVVIWEEEPGQQRVYHVSIMRIARLVGMAPDDDEMAEIVAETGELVDTAFEEL; encoded by the coding sequence ATGTCGCTACCTATCGACCCCGCCCAGATCGATCCCGACGAGATCGGTGCGAAACAGACGACCCTCGAGATGGACCACGAAGAGGCGATCGAGCACGTCCGCGAGGTGTTCACCGACGCGGGGTTCGGCGTCCCCGTCGAATTCTCGCCGTCGGAACTGCTCAACGAGAAGGTCGACGCCGACCGCGATCCCTACTACGTCCTCGGGGCGTGTAACCCCGCGGTGGCCGACCGCGCGCTCGAGGTTAGCGACGGGAAACTCGGCGCGCTGTTCCCGTGCAACGTCGTCATCTGGGAGGAGGAACCCGGCCAGCAGCGTGTCTACCACGTTTCGATCATGCGCATCGCGCGACTCGTCGGAATGGCACCCGACGACGACGAGATGGCGGAGATCGTCGCCGAGACGGGCGAACTCGTCGATACCGCCTTCGAGGAGCTGTAA
- a CDS encoding heavy metal translocating P-type ATPase, translating into MSQRTTRLEIQGMSCANCSQSITDALEALDGVSEANVNFATDEGSVEYDPGEVSLREIYDAIDEAGYHAESATASIGIADMTCANCADTNEEALELVPGVIDAEANYATDEAQVEFNPADVSRSELYDTVEEAGYTPIRDDDGAAESDQERRDAARQEEIGKQLRLTLFGAALSAPFLFFLADRFLLGGTVFPDTVFGLEFEWVGFLLATPVQLVLGKPFYENSYKAIAKNGRANMDVLIALGSSTAYVYSLAVLLGLVAGQTYFDTAALILVFITLGNYLEARSKGQAGDALRKLLEMEAETATVVDEDGTEREVPLEDVDVGDRMKVRPGEKIPTDAVVVDGQSAVDESMVTGESVPVEKESGDEVVGSTINENGVLTVEATKVGSNTALQQIVQTVKEAQSRQPEIQNLADRISAYFVPAVIANALFWGTVWFLFPEALAGFVDWLPLWGQVAGGPAPAGGSVSVFEFAIVVFASAVLIACPCALGLATPAATMVGTAIGAQNGVLFKGGDVLERAKDVDTVVFDKTGTLTEGEMELTDVVAVDADDRPVPDGGAAAADSDSPATRDRLTEDDVLRLAAAAESGSEHPLARAVVEGAEERGLDVDDPDDFENVPGHGVRATVDGDEVLVGNRKLLRDNGIDPAPAAETMERLENEGKTAMLVARVPAGTDDGDLLGVIADADTIKESAEEAITALRERDLDVMMITGDNERTARAVAERVGIDPENVRAEVLPEDKSAAVEAIQAEGREAMMVGDGVNDAPALAVAHVGTAIGSGTDVAIEAADVTLMRDDPVDVVKAIRISDATLQKIKQNLVWALGYNTTLIPLASLGLLQPVLAAAAMAFSSVSVLSNSLLFRRYKPDHDYELFGFLR; encoded by the coding sequence ATGAGTCAGCGAACCACTCGCCTCGAGATCCAGGGGATGAGCTGCGCGAACTGTTCGCAGTCGATCACCGACGCCCTGGAGGCGCTCGACGGGGTCTCGGAGGCCAACGTCAACTTCGCCACCGACGAGGGCTCCGTCGAGTACGATCCGGGGGAAGTATCACTCCGGGAGATATACGACGCGATCGACGAGGCCGGCTACCACGCCGAGTCCGCCACCGCGTCGATCGGCATCGCGGACATGACGTGTGCGAACTGCGCCGACACCAACGAGGAGGCCCTCGAGCTGGTGCCAGGCGTCATCGACGCGGAGGCGAACTACGCGACCGACGAGGCCCAGGTCGAGTTCAACCCCGCTGACGTCTCGCGGTCGGAACTCTACGACACGGTCGAGGAGGCCGGCTACACGCCGATCCGCGACGATGACGGCGCCGCGGAGTCGGACCAGGAACGGCGCGACGCAGCCCGCCAGGAGGAGATCGGCAAACAGCTCCGCCTGACCCTCTTCGGAGCGGCGCTGTCGGCACCGTTCCTGTTCTTCCTGGCCGATCGGTTCCTGCTGGGGGGGACCGTCTTTCCCGATACCGTCTTCGGCCTCGAGTTCGAGTGGGTCGGCTTCCTGCTCGCGACGCCGGTCCAGCTCGTCCTCGGCAAACCGTTCTACGAGAACTCCTACAAGGCGATCGCGAAGAACGGCCGGGCGAACATGGACGTGCTCATCGCACTGGGCTCGTCGACGGCGTACGTCTACAGCCTCGCCGTCCTGCTCGGGCTGGTCGCCGGACAGACGTACTTCGACACCGCGGCGCTGATCCTCGTGTTCATCACGCTCGGGAACTACCTCGAGGCCCGGTCGAAGGGGCAGGCCGGCGACGCCCTCCGAAAGCTCCTCGAGATGGAGGCCGAGACGGCTACCGTCGTCGACGAGGACGGGACCGAACGGGAGGTCCCGCTCGAGGACGTCGACGTCGGCGACCGGATGAAGGTTCGACCCGGCGAGAAGATCCCGACCGACGCGGTCGTCGTGGACGGCCAGTCGGCCGTCGACGAGTCGATGGTCACCGGCGAGTCCGTCCCCGTCGAGAAGGAGTCCGGTGACGAGGTGGTCGGCTCGACGATCAACGAGAACGGCGTGTTGACCGTCGAGGCGACGAAGGTCGGCTCGAACACGGCGCTTCAGCAGATCGTCCAGACGGTCAAGGAGGCCCAGTCCCGTCAGCCGGAGATTCAGAACCTCGCCGACCGGATCTCGGCGTACTTCGTCCCCGCGGTCATCGCCAACGCCCTGTTCTGGGGCACCGTCTGGTTCCTCTTCCCCGAGGCGCTGGCCGGCTTCGTCGACTGGCTCCCGTTGTGGGGACAGGTCGCCGGCGGGCCGGCTCCGGCAGGCGGCTCCGTCTCGGTCTTCGAGTTCGCGATCGTCGTGTTCGCGTCGGCGGTGCTGATCGCCTGTCCCTGCGCGCTCGGACTGGCGACGCCCGCGGCGACGATGGTCGGAACGGCCATCGGAGCGCAGAACGGCGTCTTGTTCAAGGGCGGTGACGTCCTAGAGCGCGCGAAGGACGTCGACACGGTCGTCTTCGACAAGACCGGGACGCTCACCGAGGGCGAGATGGAGCTGACCGACGTCGTCGCCGTCGACGCGGACGACCGGCCGGTCCCCGACGGCGGAGCGGCAGCGGCCGACAGCGACTCCCCCGCCACACGCGACCGGCTCACCGAGGACGACGTGCTCCGACTCGCTGCAGCGGCAGAGAGCGGTAGCGAACACCCGCTCGCTCGAGCCGTCGTCGAGGGCGCCGAGGAACGCGGCCTCGACGTCGACGATCCGGACGACTTCGAGAACGTGCCGGGACACGGGGTCCGCGCCACCGTCGACGGCGACGAGGTGCTCGTCGGGAACCGCAAACTGCTGCGGGACAACGGAATCGACCCCGCGCCCGCCGCGGAGACGATGGAGCGCCTCGAGAACGAGGGGAAGACGGCGATGCTCGTCGCTCGCGTGCCCGCCGGCACGGACGACGGCGACCTCCTCGGCGTCATCGCGGACGCCGACACCATCAAGGAGAGCGCCGAGGAGGCGATCACCGCGCTCCGCGAGCGGGACCTCGACGTGATGATGATCACCGGCGACAACGAGCGGACGGCCCGCGCCGTCGCCGAACGAGTCGGCATCGATCCGGAAAACGTTCGCGCCGAGGTCCTCCCCGAGGATAAGTCAGCGGCAGTCGAGGCGATTCAGGCCGAGGGTCGCGAGGCGATGATGGTCGGCGACGGCGTCAACGACGCGCCCGCGCTGGCCGTCGCGCACGTCGGCACGGCGATCGGCAGCGGAACCGACGTCGCCATCGAGGCGGCCGACGTGACGCTGATGCGCGACGACCCGGTCGACGTCGTGAAGGCGATCCGCATCTCCGACGCCACGCTCCAGAAGATCAAGCAGAACCTCGTCTGGGCGCTCGGCTACAACACGACGCTCATCCCGCTGGCCTCGCTCGGGCTGCTCCAACCGGTGTTGGCCGCCGCGGCGATGGCGTTCTCGAGCGTCTCCGTGCTGTCGAACAGCCTGCTGTTCCGCCGGTACAAACCCGATCACGACTACGAACTGTTCGGGTTCCTGCGCTGA
- a CDS encoding DUF7521 family protein, with translation MEVSFLLAKLITLVLSLVVAYLAYHGYRRSGQTPMLYVSGGFVFIGAGAICEGLIYHVFGTTIASAALVQAAIVSSGMVLVLISLTK, from the coding sequence ATGGAAGTGTCCTTCCTGCTCGCCAAACTGATCACGCTCGTTCTGAGTCTCGTCGTCGCGTATCTGGCGTACCACGGCTATCGACGGAGCGGACAGACGCCGATGCTGTACGTCTCGGGCGGGTTCGTCTTCATCGGCGCCGGCGCGATCTGCGAGGGACTCATCTACCACGTGTTCGGAACGACCATCGCGTCCGCCGCGCTCGTGCAGGCGGCCATCGTCTCGAGCGGAATGGTGCTCGTCCTCATTTCGCTGACGAAGTGA
- a CDS encoding M20 family metallopeptidase: MTDDSGEFEAYVADHRADLIDLALDLLAVDTTNPPGDTREIISLLEEYLSPLPVDVERFAVDPAKPNLLVTLPGTSNRTLLYNGHLDTVPFDADAWSYDPLGERVDDRVYGRGATDMKGAIAAMLFAIRAFAETDTEPPVDLAFAFVSDEEVGGDAGLPALLEADQLDADACVIGEPTCESDRHSVTVADRGSIWLTLEATGEGAHGSRPVLGENAIDRLYDAVATLRERFGTRRLELEPTLEPIVDESIAFYEPMMGAETARELFETPTINLGILEGGDAINSVPRAARAEIDIRLTAGVRTPDLLSEIRECVADCEGITVADVSWSVGTAEPIDSPLVETVVSSAEAITGERVYRRSATGGGDAKRLRNAGVPTVEFALGTDTVHAVDEYTTVDALVGNATVYARLPEVWASAVDGTDPSDPRDSTWDSGNA, from the coding sequence ATGACCGACGACTCCGGCGAGTTCGAAGCCTACGTCGCCGACCACCGCGCGGACTTGATCGACCTCGCGCTCGATCTGCTGGCAGTCGACACGACGAATCCGCCCGGCGACACGCGCGAGATCATCTCGCTGCTCGAGGAGTACCTGTCGCCGCTGCCGGTCGACGTCGAGCGGTTCGCGGTCGATCCGGCGAAGCCGAACCTGCTCGTGACGCTGCCGGGCACGAGCAATCGAACGCTACTGTACAACGGTCACCTCGATACGGTACCCTTCGACGCCGACGCATGGTCGTACGATCCGCTCGGCGAGCGCGTCGACGACCGAGTCTACGGGCGCGGCGCGACAGACATGAAAGGTGCGATCGCCGCGATGCTGTTCGCAATCCGCGCGTTCGCCGAGACCGACACCGAACCGCCCGTCGACCTCGCGTTCGCGTTCGTCAGCGACGAGGAGGTCGGCGGCGACGCAGGGCTCCCCGCGTTGCTCGAGGCCGACCAGCTCGACGCCGACGCCTGCGTCATCGGCGAGCCGACCTGCGAGAGCGACCGCCACTCCGTAACGGTCGCCGATCGGGGCAGCATCTGGCTGACGCTCGAGGCGACCGGCGAGGGTGCACACGGCTCGCGGCCGGTACTGGGCGAAAACGCGATCGACCGGCTCTACGACGCGGTCGCGACGCTACGGGAACGGTTCGGTACGCGGCGGCTCGAACTCGAACCGACACTCGAGCCGATCGTCGACGAATCGATCGCGTTCTACGAGCCGATGATGGGCGCCGAGACCGCCCGCGAACTGTTCGAGACGCCGACGATCAACCTCGGCATCCTCGAGGGCGGGGACGCGATCAATAGCGTTCCGCGGGCGGCCCGCGCGGAGATCGACATCCGACTGACCGCGGGCGTGCGGACACCTGATCTCCTCTCGGAGATTCGGGAGTGCGTCGCCGACTGCGAGGGAATCACGGTCGCCGACGTCTCCTGGAGTGTCGGTACCGCCGAACCGATCGACAGTCCGCTCGTCGAGACCGTCGTCTCGAGCGCCGAAGCAATAACCGGCGAGCGTGTGTACCGCCGGAGCGCGACCGGCGGTGGCGACGCCAAGAGACTTCGCAACGCCGGCGTTCCGACGGTGGAGTTCGCGCTCGGGACGGATACCGTCCACGCGGTCGACGAGTACACGACCGTCGACGCGCTCGTCGGGAACGCGACGGTGTACGCGCGCCTACCCGAAGTGTGGGCGTCCGCAGTCGACGGGACGGACCCGTCCGATCCCCGCGACTCAACGTGGGATTCGGGAAACGCTTAA
- a CDS encoding class I SAM-dependent methyltransferase: protein MGYHTFDAERADKLEEAEWRYRFVSAEELLWGLSPSPDDTVADLGSGTGFFTDDVAPHAGEVYAVDVQEEMHEYYRKKGVPENVDLVTSDVSDLPFDDGDVDAAFSTMTYHEFASDEAIAEIRRVLAPDGRLVIVDWAATGTGENGPPVDERYGADEAADALRDAGFAIEHEAVRPETFLLIATLE from the coding sequence ATGGGATACCACACGTTCGACGCCGAGCGAGCGGACAAGTTAGAGGAGGCCGAGTGGCGATACCGGTTCGTCTCGGCCGAGGAGCTGCTGTGGGGATTGTCACCCTCACCGGACGACACCGTCGCCGACCTCGGTAGCGGGACCGGCTTCTTCACCGACGACGTCGCGCCCCACGCCGGCGAGGTATACGCAGTCGACGTGCAGGAGGAGATGCACGAGTACTACCGGAAGAAGGGCGTCCCGGAGAACGTCGACCTCGTGACCAGCGACGTGAGTGACCTGCCGTTCGACGACGGCGACGTCGACGCCGCGTTCTCGACGATGACCTACCACGAGTTCGCGAGCGACGAGGCGATCGCCGAGATCCGGCGGGTCCTCGCTCCGGACGGCCGGCTCGTGATCGTCGACTGGGCGGCCACCGGAACCGGCGAGAACGGTCCGCCGGTCGACGAGCGATACGGCGCTGACGAGGCGGCGGATGCCCTCCGCGACGCCGGGTTCGCGATCGAACACGAGGCGGTCCGCCCGGAGACCTTTCTGCTGATCGCGACGCTCGAGTGA
- a CDS encoding YgaP family membrane protein, which yields MKHNIGWTDRIVRAVGGAGLAAVGIAALSDALEFETTASTAALLIGGILLGTALTRTCLLYRILGVDTAA from the coding sequence ATGAAGCACAATATTGGGTGGACAGATCGGATCGTCCGCGCGGTCGGTGGTGCGGGACTGGCTGCCGTCGGCATCGCAGCGCTCAGCGACGCGCTCGAGTTCGAGACGACGGCGAGTACCGCCGCGCTGTTGATCGGGGGCATCCTCCTCGGGACGGCGCTGACTCGAACCTGCCTCCTGTACCGAATTCTGGGAGTCGATACTGCCGCATAA
- a CDS encoding multicopper oxidase family protein, whose protein sequence is MDDNDRTVPRRQALRIGGVTLFGTAGLTSGIGSAALERTAQENEDDEARDDGGGLEETLVASSGEVDVGADESTETWLYEEQFPGPELRVSEGETLRVSLENGLPEGTTIHWHGVPVPNPMDGVPDVTQDPVSSDGTFEYEYEASPAGTYVYHSHVGLQLDRGLYGPLIVEEESPHVEYDREYTLQFDDYLAEAPALDSIEAPPGGGDGMGPGGGPERDGDGMGPGGGPGGDGNGMGPDGGPGGDGDGMGPGSQMMGQRPPYEGLLVNGRLPSDPPVFEVEEGERVRLRFINPSSATTYRVGVGGHSLTVTHADGRPVEPVEVDSFVMSMGERYDAILEADSPGEWAVVAEPVVGEEDPAEARLRYGDASENGSAEGPGFDGRELEYGDLEALEPLELDGEPDRTFDLTLSGGMMGGADADAWTIDGEVYPDADPFEISEGDHVRVRMVNRSPAIHPMHLHGHFFQVGDAVKDTVLVAPHGDQVTFDFRADNPGDWLFHCHNVYHLERGMARVFEYD, encoded by the coding sequence ATGGACGACAACGATCGAACCGTTCCACGACGGCAGGCGTTGCGTATCGGCGGCGTGACGCTGTTCGGGACCGCGGGACTCACGAGCGGAATTGGATCGGCCGCACTCGAGCGGACCGCACAGGAAAACGAGGACGACGAGGCCAGAGACGACGGCGGCGGACTCGAAGAAACGCTGGTCGCCTCGAGCGGAGAAGTCGACGTCGGAGCGGACGAGAGCACCGAGACGTGGCTGTACGAGGAGCAGTTTCCCGGACCGGAACTCCGCGTGAGCGAGGGAGAGACGCTCCGCGTTTCGCTCGAGAACGGATTGCCCGAGGGGACGACGATTCACTGGCATGGCGTTCCCGTTCCGAACCCGATGGACGGCGTTCCGGACGTCACGCAGGACCCCGTCTCGTCGGACGGGACGTTCGAGTACGAGTACGAGGCGTCACCGGCGGGCACGTACGTCTACCACAGCCACGTCGGGCTGCAACTCGACAGGGGCCTCTACGGGCCGTTGATCGTCGAGGAGGAGTCACCGCACGTCGAGTACGACCGCGAGTACACGCTACAGTTCGACGATTACCTCGCGGAGGCGCCGGCGCTGGACTCGATCGAAGCCCCGCCGGGCGGCGGTGACGGAATGGGGCCTGGCGGCGGACCGGAGAGAGATGGCGACGGCATGGGTCCCGGTGGCGGACCTGGCGGAGACGGCAATGGAATGGGACCCGATGGCGGACCTGGCGGAGACGGCGACGGCATGGGCCCGGGTAGTCAGATGATGGGTCAGCGACCGCCGTACGAGGGACTGCTCGTTAACGGTCGCCTCCCCTCGGATCCGCCTGTCTTTGAGGTCGAAGAAGGCGAGCGCGTCCGACTGCGATTTATTAATCCGAGCAGCGCAACGACCTATCGCGTCGGCGTCGGCGGCCACTCGTTGACCGTCACGCACGCCGACGGCCGACCGGTCGAACCCGTCGAAGTGGACTCGTTCGTGATGAGTATGGGCGAGCGCTACGACGCGATCCTCGAGGCCGACTCGCCCGGCGAGTGGGCCGTCGTCGCCGAACCCGTCGTCGGCGAGGAGGACCCCGCGGAGGCGAGACTCCGGTACGGTGACGCGTCCGAGAACGGATCCGCTGAAGGGCCGGGGTTCGACGGGCGGGAACTCGAGTACGGCGACCTCGAGGCGCTCGAGCCGCTGGAACTCGACGGGGAGCCGGACCGGACGTTCGACCTCACCCTGTCGGGCGGGATGATGGGCGGCGCCGACGCTGACGCGTGGACCATCGACGGCGAGGTGTACCCGGACGCCGACCCGTTCGAGATCAGCGAGGGCGACCACGTCCGCGTGCGGATGGTGAACCGCAGTCCGGCGATCCATCCGATGCACCTCCACGGCCACTTCTTTCAGGTCGGCGACGCGGTCAAGGACACCGTCCTCGTCGCGCCTCACGGCGATCAGGTGACGTTCGACTTCCGCGCGGACAACCCCGGCGACTGGCTGTTCCACTGTCACAACGTCTATCACCTCGAGCGGGGGATGGCTCGCGTGTTCGAGTACGACTGA
- a CDS encoding winged helix-turn-helix domain-containing protein: MQHGGSSNSAEIFQILADEYARKILLAADRDGPKTAKTLSEECDASLTTIYRRVSTLQEHGLIEERRTVDSDGSHRSEFQTALEELHVDVTDGQLSLTMETRDELADNFTALWSGLRGDE, from the coding sequence GTGCAACACGGAGGCTCCTCGAACTCGGCGGAAATCTTCCAGATCCTCGCCGACGAGTACGCGCGGAAGATCCTTCTCGCCGCGGATCGAGACGGGCCAAAGACCGCGAAAACCCTCAGCGAGGAGTGTGACGCCTCGCTCACGACGATCTATCGCCGCGTTTCGACGCTGCAGGAACACGGTCTCATCGAGGAACGCCGAACCGTCGACTCGGACGGCTCCCACCGGAGCGAGTTCCAGACGGCGCTCGAGGAGCTTCACGTCGACGTCACCGACGGACAACTCTCGCTGACGATGGAGACCCGCGACGAACTCGCGGACAACTTCACGGCGCTCTGGAGCGGGCTCCGGGGTGACGAGTGA
- a CDS encoding DsbA family protein, whose translation MSIDQSSRRAFLAGSVVTVGAGGAYLLTRSDETAHDISPSLHSSDETTAFGVDLAGKPIVGSPEAPLEIYYWTDFQCPFCERFERETFPDLVRNYVEPGDVRVVLITLPYFGADSMTAAVASKCVWEQVRDDDSSAYWDWHTAVFDEQGEKNSGWASAENLLEYTRSVDAVDADALESCLEDRRPELEDAVETDADRATENGVSGTPTFVVFNRDSEAAGSLVGAQPIERFDEAIDRIEDA comes from the coding sequence ATGTCGATCGATCAGTCATCCCGTCGCGCCTTCCTCGCCGGCTCAGTCGTAACGGTCGGCGCCGGCGGCGCGTACCTTCTCACGCGATCCGACGAGACCGCACACGACATCTCCCCCTCGCTTCACTCGAGCGACGAGACGACCGCGTTCGGCGTCGACCTCGCCGGAAAGCCGATCGTGGGTTCGCCCGAAGCGCCGCTCGAGATCTACTACTGGACGGACTTCCAGTGCCCGTTCTGCGAGCGGTTCGAACGGGAGACGTTCCCCGATCTGGTCCGAAACTACGTCGAACCGGGCGACGTTCGCGTCGTATTGATCACGCTGCCGTACTTCGGCGCGGACTCGATGACCGCCGCGGTGGCGAGCAAGTGCGTCTGGGAGCAGGTCCGCGACGACGACTCGTCCGCCTACTGGGACTGGCACACCGCGGTGTTCGACGAACAGGGCGAGAAGAATTCGGGCTGGGCGTCGGCCGAGAACCTCCTCGAGTACACCCGTTCGGTCGACGCCGTCGACGCGGACGCCCTCGAGTCGTGTCTCGAGGACCGACGGCCGGAACTCGAGGATGCGGTCGAGACCGACGCGGACCGGGCGACCGAGAACGGCGTGTCGGGCACGCCGACGTTCGTCGTCTTCAATCGGGACTCCGAGGCCGCCGGATCGCTCGTCGGCGCACAGCCGATCGAGCGGTTCGACGAGGCGATCGACCGGATCGAGGACGCGTGA
- a CDS encoding DUF7546 family protein — translation MRSTEPKSAAKSTIDSDDLEWFVAASTQLNLLFAIQVIAGLAFAYATGEAGQRITHFLIPFIWSTASVWVVWHTRPDSPRPRVRILAAAVAVAYLLALFYLSGLLQSSSPLIGQLISSNAIGVTWGRSLGWSPVLVYAGDWIALTLVPYQTLGLVALAYLVYDALLELARSAIGGVIGLAACPACVGPMFAPLLAGGASSSSVVLVAGRWGYEIATVLFLVAISILYHRRRLRRLYATVRN, via the coding sequence GTGCGATCGACAGAGCCGAAATCCGCGGCGAAATCGACGATCGATAGCGACGATCTCGAGTGGTTCGTGGCGGCGAGCACGCAGTTGAACCTGCTGTTCGCGATTCAGGTGATCGCCGGACTCGCGTTCGCGTACGCTACCGGTGAGGCGGGACAACGGATTACTCACTTTCTCATCCCGTTTATCTGGAGTACCGCCTCCGTCTGGGTCGTCTGGCACACCCGGCCCGATTCGCCGCGGCCTCGCGTCCGGATTCTCGCTGCTGCCGTCGCTGTGGCGTATCTGCTGGCGCTGTTCTATCTCTCGGGCTTACTCCAGTCGAGTTCCCCGCTCATCGGGCAGTTGATCAGCTCGAACGCGATCGGCGTTACGTGGGGGCGATCGCTGGGATGGAGCCCAGTGCTGGTGTACGCCGGTGACTGGATCGCGTTGACGCTCGTTCCGTACCAGACGCTCGGGCTGGTCGCGTTAGCCTATCTCGTCTACGATGCGCTCCTCGAACTTGCGCGGTCGGCGATCGGGGGCGTCATCGGGCTCGCCGCGTGTCCCGCCTGTGTCGGACCGATGTTCGCCCCGCTGCTCGCGGGCGGCGCCAGCAGTTCCTCGGTGGTCTTGGTAGCGGGACGGTGGGGATACGAAATCGCGACGGTTCTGTTCCTCGTCGCGATTTCGATCCTCTACCACCGACGGCGTCTCCGGCGTCTCTACGCGACCGTCCGGAACTGA
- a CDS encoding AsnC family transcriptional regulator: MRDLDETDMEILRLLGEDARRPFSDIAEQVGLSGPAVSDRVERLQEAGVIDRFTVDVDRSQLRAGVPVFVQVWGVIDAVDDLSDRIGDAEAVEHVFVTADGEIWFSARARVRNVRRWLDGLFAGVDGVDYSVTLIDDVEWRPSLDGTEFALICAECGNTVDTEGESTNIDAQLYHFCCPSCRTRFEDRYDRLEEGT; encoded by the coding sequence ATGCGAGACCTCGACGAGACCGATATGGAGATCTTGCGACTGCTGGGTGAGGACGCCAGACGACCGTTCAGCGACATCGCCGAGCAGGTCGGTCTCTCCGGGCCGGCCGTCTCGGACCGCGTCGAGCGATTGCAGGAGGCGGGCGTCATCGATCGCTTTACCGTCGACGTGGATCGCTCGCAACTCCGGGCCGGCGTTCCGGTGTTCGTTCAGGTATGGGGAGTGATCGACGCCGTCGACGATCTCAGTGACCGGATCGGCGACGCCGAGGCGGTCGAACACGTGTTCGTGACCGCGGACGGCGAGATCTGGTTTTCCGCCCGCGCACGGGTCCGGAACGTTCGTCGGTGGCTCGACGGACTGTTCGCGGGCGTCGACGGGGTCGACTACTCGGTGACGTTGATCGACGACGTCGAGTGGCGACCCTCGCTCGACGGAACCGAGTTCGCGCTCATCTGCGCCGAATGCGGCAACACCGTCGATACCGAGGGAGAGTCGACGAACATCGACGCCCAGCTGTATCACTTCTGCTGTCCGTCGTGTCGGACCCGATTCGAGGACCGCTACGACCGCCTCGAGGAGGGCACATAG
- a CDS encoding class I SAM-dependent methyltransferase has translation MDAERFQNTGQPDWDWWGRLWPTPAATLRRLGVTPGRTVAEVACGNGYFALPAARITDPNPVYALDLEESLLEECTRLAERQEIENVVPIHGDARRLSQLLPERVDVVLVANTFHGVDDKRAFVEEAAESLRPGGRFVVVNWHDRPRETTTVAGEPRGPPTDLRLSPDDAAAAVLECETFSLEERIELPPYHYGLLFERTTSESTAGDR, from the coding sequence ATGGATGCAGAACGATTCCAGAACACGGGACAACCCGATTGGGACTGGTGGGGAAGACTGTGGCCGACACCGGCGGCGACGCTCCGCCGCCTGGGGGTCACCCCCGGTCGGACGGTCGCGGAGGTCGCCTGCGGGAACGGCTACTTCGCGCTCCCCGCGGCCCGGATCACGGATCCCAACCCGGTCTACGCGCTCGACCTCGAGGAATCCCTACTCGAGGAGTGTACGCGCCTCGCCGAGCGACAAGAGATCGAGAACGTCGTCCCCATTCACGGCGACGCGCGACGGCTGTCTCAATTGCTCCCGGAACGAGTCGACGTCGTCTTGGTCGCGAATACGTTCCACGGCGTCGATGACAAACGGGCGTTCGTCGAGGAGGCAGCAGAATCACTCCGACCGGGCGGGCGGTTCGTCGTCGTTAACTGGCACGATCGGCCGCGCGAGACGACCACCGTCGCGGGCGAGCCGCGGGGGCCGCCGACCGACCTGCGGTTGTCGCCCGACGACGCAGCGGCCGCCGTGCTAGAGTGCGAGACGTTTTCCCTCGAGGAGCGGATCGAACTTCCGCCCTATCATTACGGGCTGCTGTTCGAACGGACGACGAGTGAATCGACGGCCGGCGACCGGTGA